Proteins found in one Paenibacillus dendritiformis genomic segment:
- the nusB gene encoding transcription antitermination factor NusB codes for MKRRIAREMAVQSLYQLEMTDVTPEQAVDMIVSESNQEENEIGLKPEHARAMHEHVLEWVRDTWKKRDEIDAILARYLKGWQVDRLSRVDRQVLRLACYEMAFRTDVPPKVAINEAIILAKHFGTDESGKFVNGVLGQMLRDRSGQQDGADAGAGGSAHRKDDEPADGTATESELRG; via the coding sequence ATGAAGAGACGCATTGCCAGAGAGATGGCAGTTCAAAGCTTGTATCAGCTGGAAATGACGGACGTGACCCCTGAACAAGCGGTGGACATGATCGTTTCGGAATCGAATCAAGAAGAGAATGAAATCGGGCTGAAGCCGGAGCACGCGCGGGCGATGCATGAGCATGTGCTGGAATGGGTTCGCGACACCTGGAAGAAGCGGGACGAGATCGATGCTATCCTGGCCCGTTATTTGAAAGGATGGCAGGTCGACCGGCTGTCGCGGGTCGATCGCCAGGTGCTGCGCCTCGCCTGTTATGAGATGGCGTTCCGTACCGATGTGCCGCCGAAGGTGGCCATCAACGAAGCGATCATTTTGGCCAAGCATTTCGGCACCGACGAGTCGGGCAAGTTCGTGAACGGCGTGCTCGGCCAAATGCTGCGCGATCGCAGCGGCCAGCAGGACGGTGCGGATGCGGGTGCAGGCGGAAGCGCTCATCGCAAGGACGATGAGCCGGCGGATGGAACCGCGACGGAGAGCGAATTGCGGGGATAA
- a CDS encoding DUF2273 domain-containing protein has protein sequence MWNEWWESHRNRIIGIAAGIFFGVIYLIAGFWDMLFFALLVFIGYNVGRQKDLKLGPMFPWRRIGLWLSERFDRFK, from the coding sequence ATGTGGAATGAATGGTGGGAGAGTCACAGGAATCGCATCATCGGCATCGCGGCTGGAATTTTTTTCGGCGTCATTTATTTGATCGCCGGATTTTGGGATATGTTATTTTTTGCGCTGCTCGTCTTCATCGGATACAATGTAGGCAGGCAAAAAGATTTGAAGCTGGGCCCCATGTTCCCGTGGCGGCGTATCGGATTATGGCTGTCAGAACGGTTTGATAGGTTTAAGTAG
- the amaP gene encoding alkaline shock response membrane anchor protein AmaP, translating to MSKIVDRLFLFIYSFAIGTIAIAVILAATGFIAQPIRLTEPFWLQSTVIATAAVLFLLSIRFFYVSIRRERTALPSIDQRTEIGDIKISIETIENLALKAAGRVRGVKDLKARIRTNEAGLDIVIRTVVDGETSIPELTEEVQRQVRDYVQQITGIPVSYVSVYVANVVQTQTFKARVE from the coding sequence GTGAGCAAAATTGTGGACAGGCTCTTCCTGTTTATATACAGTTTCGCGATCGGCACGATTGCCATAGCTGTCATTCTTGCCGCTACAGGCTTCATCGCCCAGCCGATTCGGCTGACGGAGCCGTTCTGGCTGCAGTCGACGGTCATCGCGACCGCCGCCGTGTTGTTTCTGTTGAGCATCCGTTTTTTCTATGTGTCGATCCGGAGAGAGCGTACGGCGCTGCCTTCGATCGATCAGCGGACAGAGATTGGCGATATCAAGATCTCGATTGAGACGATAGAGAACCTGGCGCTCAAGGCGGCCGGACGAGTACGGGGAGTCAAGGACTTGAAGGCCCGCATCCGCACGAATGAGGCCGGACTGGACATTGTTATCCGGACGGTCGTAGACGGCGAGACGTCCATTCCTGAGCTGACGGAGGAGGTCCAGCGCCAGGTTCGCGACTATGTACAGCAAATTACGGGGATTCCGGTATCATACGTATCGGTGTATGTGGCGAATGTGGTCCAGACGCAGACCTTCAAAGCGCGAGTTGAATAG
- a CDS encoding Asp23/Gls24 family envelope stress response protein encodes MNQAIASEFERTDLGNIQIAPEVIAVIAGLATIEVEGVEGMSGGFAGGIAEMLGRKNLSKGVKVEVGQREAAVDVNIIIEYGHRIPTVASEIQQNIKRSIEMMTGLHVVEVNVHVHDVHFKAQEKVEETDPARVK; translated from the coding sequence ATGAATCAGGCAATCGCATCGGAATTTGAGCGCACGGATTTGGGCAACATCCAGATTGCGCCGGAGGTCATTGCAGTTATCGCCGGACTCGCGACAATCGAAGTGGAAGGCGTAGAAGGCATGAGCGGCGGATTCGCCGGCGGCATCGCGGAGATGCTCGGACGGAAGAACTTGTCCAAGGGCGTGAAGGTGGAAGTAGGACAGCGTGAAGCGGCTGTCGATGTCAATATTATTATTGAGTACGGCCATCGCATTCCTACCGTAGCCAGCGAGATTCAGCAGAACATCAAGCGCTCGATCGAGATGATGACCGGGCTTCATGTCGTAGAAGTGAACGTGCACGTGCATGACGTCCATTTCAAGGCGCAAGAGAAGGTGGAAGAGACGGATCCGGCACGAGTTAAATAA
- the accC gene encoding acetyl-CoA carboxylase biotin carboxylase subunit, with the protein MKFHKILIANRGEIAVRIIRACRELGIATVAVYSEADREALHVRLADEAYCIGPTASKDSYLNFTNLMSVATLTECDAVHPGYGFLAENADFAEICESCGITFIGPSADAIERMGDKSVAKQTMKDAGVPVIPGSDGLVEDLEQALMIARDIGYPVIIKATAGGGGKGIRIAEDEEALIKQMTAAQQEAEKAFGNAGVYLEKYLTGMKHVEIQIIADKHGHAVHLGERDCSVQRRRQKLVEEAPCPVLTPEVRERMGEAAVRAALAVDYSGAGTLEFLLGPDGSFYFMEMNTRIQVEHPVTEMITGIDLIQEMIRVAQGEPLSFRQEDVVIDGWAIECRINAEDPARNFMPSAGQIGFYLAPGGFGVRVDSAAYPGCLISPHYDSMIAKLIVWAPTREEAIDRMKRALSEFAIEGIHTTIPFHIRLLEHPTFIKGDFDIKFLEEHEV; encoded by the coding sequence ATGAAGTTCCATAAGATTTTAATCGCTAACCGCGGTGAGATAGCCGTTCGCATCATTCGCGCCTGCCGCGAGCTCGGTATCGCGACGGTCGCCGTATATTCGGAGGCGGACAGGGAAGCGCTGCATGTGCGTCTTGCCGATGAAGCCTATTGCATCGGTCCCACCGCGTCCAAGGACAGTTATTTGAACTTTACGAATCTGATGAGTGTCGCCACGTTGACGGAATGCGACGCCGTGCACCCGGGGTACGGGTTCCTGGCGGAAAACGCGGACTTCGCGGAGATCTGCGAATCATGCGGCATTACGTTCATCGGCCCGTCTGCAGATGCCATCGAGCGCATGGGCGACAAATCCGTCGCCAAGCAGACGATGAAAGACGCCGGCGTTCCGGTTATTCCCGGATCGGACGGACTGGTCGAGGATCTGGAGCAGGCGCTTATGATAGCGCGTGATATCGGATATCCTGTCATTATTAAGGCTACCGCAGGCGGCGGAGGCAAAGGAATCCGCATCGCGGAGGACGAAGAAGCCCTGATCAAGCAGATGACGGCTGCTCAGCAGGAAGCCGAGAAAGCGTTCGGCAATGCGGGCGTGTATCTGGAGAAGTATTTAACCGGAATGAAACATGTGGAAATTCAGATCATTGCCGACAAGCATGGCCATGCCGTTCATTTGGGTGAGCGCGACTGCTCCGTGCAGCGGCGCCGCCAGAAGCTGGTCGAGGAAGCGCCATGTCCGGTATTGACGCCCGAAGTCCGGGAGCGGATGGGAGAAGCGGCAGTTCGGGCCGCGCTGGCTGTCGATTACTCCGGTGCAGGCACGTTGGAGTTTCTCCTCGGGCCGGACGGTAGCTTTTACTTTATGGAAATGAATACCCGGATTCAAGTTGAGCACCCGGTAACGGAGATGATTACGGGAATCGATCTCATTCAGGAGATGATTCGCGTCGCTCAAGGCGAACCTTTATCTTTCCGTCAAGAGGATGTCGTCATTGACGGATGGGCTATAGAGTGCCGCATTAATGCGGAGGATCCGGCACGCAACTTCATGCCTTCGGCCGGCCAGATCGGTTTCTATCTGGCGCCGGGCGGATTTGGCGTTCGCGTCGACAGCGCCGCCTATCCAGGCTGCCTGATCTCGCCGCACTATGATTCGATGATTGCCAAGCTCATTGTATGGGCGCCGACGCGTGAAGAGGCGATCGACCGCATGAAGCGGGCGCTGTCCGAATTCGCGATCGAGGGCATTCATACGACAATACCGTTTCATATCCGCCTGCTTGAACACCCTACGTTCATCAAGGGTGATTTTGACATTAAGTTTTTGGAAGAACACGAGGTCTAA
- the accB gene encoding acetyl-CoA carboxylase biotin carboxyl carrier protein, with translation MFKISEIKELIKLLDQTSVHELEIENEGCRIAIRKPGKTEVFNVQTSAAPLTYPAPAPAAVAAPSEAVTAAAEPQPEKKEEQAGLVRIVSPMVGTFYSAPSPESPAYVKVGDKINEKTVVCILEAMKLMNELEAEVKGEIVEVLATNGQLVEFGQPLFLVKPE, from the coding sequence TTGTTCAAAATTAGCGAAATCAAGGAACTGATCAAGCTCCTGGACCAGACATCCGTACATGAACTGGAAATAGAGAACGAAGGCTGCCGCATCGCGATCCGGAAGCCCGGCAAGACTGAGGTGTTCAATGTCCAGACATCGGCCGCTCCGCTTACATATCCAGCGCCTGCTCCAGCAGCGGTCGCTGCCCCTTCAGAGGCGGTCACGGCAGCGGCTGAGCCACAGCCGGAGAAGAAGGAAGAGCAGGCGGGGTTGGTCCGCATCGTATCCCCGATGGTCGGCACCTTCTACAGCGCGCCTTCCCCGGAATCACCGGCGTATGTCAAGGTGGGCGACAAGATCAACGAGAAGACGGTCGTGTGCATTCTGGAAGCGATGAAATTGATGAACGAGCTGGAAGCCGAGGTCAAGGGCGAGATTGTCGAGGTGCTAGCAACGAACGGTCAATTGGTCGAATTCGGCCAGCCTTTATTCCTGGTGAAGCCAGAATGA
- a CDS encoding SpoIIIAH-like family protein, whose amino-acid sequence MNTKRQTIWLVSMLSLMVVLSAYYLFTEDTPKAPEMAAEQQQLKGDATEATQLPQVEVTEVSVGEQAKAAENGTAAPEQAQEQGADPTVNVEGGQPGQDAAAPEATPEDKEQAMLDQVVAEDVMKRSMIEQKQMERNEQYQQELEKLMGMINDDKTTGDKLAQAYEDMNQLEEREVKISNLETELQKDYNSAVITQEDDRFTVVVQSNKMEVSEAVDIISRMMKELNVTQDKVSVQYVSE is encoded by the coding sequence ATGAATACGAAAAGACAAACGATATGGCTGGTATCGATGCTTAGCTTGATGGTGGTGCTGTCCGCTTATTATCTGTTCACGGAGGACACGCCCAAAGCCCCTGAAATGGCGGCCGAGCAGCAGCAGCTGAAGGGCGACGCGACGGAAGCGACCCAGCTTCCGCAAGTGGAAGTGACCGAGGTGTCCGTCGGGGAGCAGGCCAAGGCGGCAGAGAATGGAACGGCCGCTCCGGAGCAAGCACAAGAGCAAGGAGCCGACCCTACGGTCAACGTCGAGGGCGGACAGCCAGGACAGGATGCGGCGGCGCCAGAGGCGACTCCGGAGGACAAGGAGCAGGCGATGCTGGATCAAGTCGTGGCCGAAGACGTGATGAAGCGCAGCATGATCGAGCAGAAGCAGATGGAGCGCAACGAGCAGTACCAGCAGGAGCTGGAAAAGCTGATGGGCATGATCAACGACGACAAGACGACGGGCGACAAGCTGGCGCAAGCCTATGAAGATATGAACCAGTTGGAGGAGCGCGAGGTGAAAATCTCCAATCTGGAAACCGAGCTGCAGAAAGATTACAACAGCGCGGTCATTACACAGGAGGACGACCGGTTCACCGTCGTTGTGCAGAGCAACAAGATGGAAGTGTCCGAAGCGGTGGACATCATCTCGAGAATGATGAAAGAGCTGAACGTGACGCAGGACAAGGTAAGCGTGCAGTATGTCTCGGAATAA
- the spoIIIAG gene encoding stage III sporulation protein AG has protein sequence MAKWLQQIEQWIGKGSNGSKRIKAFRWLLLLGLTGAALLLYGTFQSGGGGWLKGTSNREPPAVGVFDGAEQNASTPAAPGSFESVEMTFEARVKSILEEIVGVGQVDVLVTIDSTEEIVVQRNFKDNQQLTDETDANGGKRHTTQHTRDGEIVMYESSDGKTPIVTKRIKPKVRGVVVVAKGAENAVVKSLIVDAVEKGLNVPAYRISVVPRKIAE, from the coding sequence TTGGCGAAGTGGTTGCAGCAGATTGAACAGTGGATCGGCAAGGGCTCGAACGGTTCCAAACGGATCAAAGCGTTCCGCTGGCTGCTTCTTCTCGGCTTGACCGGCGCGGCGCTCCTCTTGTACGGCACGTTTCAGTCCGGGGGTGGCGGATGGCTGAAGGGCACAAGCAATCGCGAACCGCCGGCGGTAGGCGTATTTGACGGCGCGGAGCAGAACGCGTCCACACCGGCTGCGCCGGGCTCATTTGAGTCGGTGGAGATGACATTCGAAGCCCGGGTGAAGTCCATTTTGGAGGAAATTGTAGGTGTGGGACAAGTCGATGTATTGGTCACGATTGACTCGACAGAAGAAATCGTCGTCCAGCGCAACTTCAAGGACAACCAGCAGCTTACGGACGAGACCGATGCGAACGGGGGCAAGCGGCATACGACGCAGCATACCCGGGACGGCGAGATTGTGATGTACGAGTCTTCCGACGGCAAGACGCCGATCGTGACCAAGCGCATCAAGCCGAAGGTTCGCGGCGTTGTCGTCGTCGCCAAAGGAGCGGAGAATGCCGTCGTCAAGTCGCTCATCGTCGATGCGGTCGAGAAAGGGCTGAATGTGCCTGCCTATCGAATCTCCGTCGTGCCGCGCAAAATCGCCGAGTAG
- the spoIIIAF gene encoding stage III sporulation protein AF: MQWFSQWLKEIIMVILLAAFIDLLLPNRSMQRYVKLMLSLIILLTLLSPVLRLFDSNVTAELAREWDSLLNTSTAKSPEGKTLEQIRREGERLARAREQEALRLAGAQMEASMKEQINRALLQAGAAGSNGGAAVQVAAVHVTLTHVARQGQPAIERIALTLEEAPATEQAAAPASGGPPEPNPVAAIEPVRIEPIEAGSPPPEAPEDAPASGTGSEHLRLEAAAVGALTSAWLVKPEQIAVSWSPEGAVPAGAYKR; the protein is encoded by the coding sequence ATGCAATGGTTCAGTCAATGGCTCAAAGAGATCATCATGGTCATTTTGCTGGCCGCCTTCATCGACCTGCTGCTGCCGAATCGTTCGATGCAGCGCTATGTCAAGCTGATGCTCAGCCTGATTATTCTCCTCACGCTGCTATCTCCGGTGCTGCGCCTGTTCGACTCCAACGTGACGGCGGAGCTCGCCCGCGAATGGGATTCCCTGCTGAACACCTCTACCGCCAAGAGTCCTGAAGGGAAGACGCTGGAGCAGATCCGGCGGGAAGGGGAACGGCTGGCGCGCGCACGCGAGCAGGAGGCGCTCCGATTAGCCGGCGCGCAGATGGAAGCGAGCATGAAGGAGCAGATCAACCGGGCGCTGCTCCAGGCGGGCGCTGCCGGGTCCAACGGGGGAGCGGCCGTACAGGTGGCGGCCGTGCACGTGACGCTGACGCATGTCGCTAGGCAGGGGCAGCCGGCGATCGAGCGGATAGCGCTCACCCTGGAGGAGGCCCCGGCCACCGAGCAGGCGGCAGCCCCGGCCAGCGGCGGCCCGCCCGAGCCGAACCCGGTCGCGGCCATCGAGCCGGTTCGGATCGAGCCGATCGAGGCCGGCAGCCCGCCGCCGGAAGCGCCGGAGGACGCGCCTGCCTCCGGCACGGGCAGCGAGCATCTGCGCCTGGAGGCGGCCGCCGTCGGGGCGCTGACCTCCGCCTGGCTCGTGAAGCCCGAGCAGATTGCGGTGTCCTGGTCGCCGGAAGGCGCGGTCCCGGCAGGCGCCTATAAAAGATAG
- the spoIIIAE gene encoding stage III sporulation protein AE, with product MNRLRRIDKPPLKRMRIWASALLCFLFAFIGSGYASPESPQGESGNSHVQAVTEQWGREQADKLDTGDVERYWNELLGKYSGFFPRDSLPDFIDLLLPGGEKLTTGAVLQALGKFLMQEVILNGKLILTIVILAVFSMVLETLQSAFERNAVSKIAYAVSYMVIIILAINSFHVAIGYAKEAISGMIHFMMAMVPLLFTLLASMGNLVTVSVMHPLIVFMVHLIGTLIYTGVFPLLFFSTLLHIVSALSDKYKVTQLANLLRNISIGLLGVLLTVFLGVISVQGATSSVTDGVTVRTAKYITGNFVPVVGRVFSDAADTVISASLLVKNAVGLAGVVILLFICAFPALKIVTLALIYNVSAAIMQPLGDTPAAECLKTVGKSMIYVFAALAAVGLMFFLAITILLTAGNVAVMMR from the coding sequence ATGAATCGATTACGACGTATAGACAAGCCGCCGCTGAAGAGGATGCGCATCTGGGCTTCGGCTCTGCTATGCTTCCTGTTCGCCTTCATCGGGTCCGGGTACGCCTCTCCCGAGTCCCCTCAGGGGGAATCGGGGAATTCCCATGTACAGGCGGTAACCGAACAGTGGGGCCGCGAGCAGGCGGACAAGCTGGATACGGGGGATGTCGAGCGCTATTGGAACGAACTGCTGGGCAAATACAGCGGCTTTTTTCCCAGAGACTCGCTGCCCGATTTTATCGATCTGCTGCTGCCCGGGGGAGAGAAGCTCACAACCGGGGCGGTACTGCAAGCGCTCGGCAAGTTCCTGATGCAGGAAGTAATCTTGAACGGCAAGCTCATTCTGACCATTGTCATTCTGGCCGTATTCAGCATGGTGCTGGAGACGCTGCAATCGGCGTTCGAACGGAATGCCGTCAGCAAGATCGCCTATGCCGTATCTTATATGGTCATCATTATTTTGGCCATCAACAGCTTCCATGTGGCGATCGGCTATGCGAAGGAAGCGATATCGGGCATGATTCATTTCATGATGGCGATGGTGCCGCTTCTGTTCACGCTGCTTGCTTCGATGGGCAATCTCGTTACTGTCTCGGTCATGCACCCGCTCATCGTCTTCATGGTGCATCTCATCGGAACGCTCATCTATACCGGCGTCTTTCCGCTGCTGTTCTTCTCCACGCTGCTGCACATTGTCAGCGCCTTGTCGGACAAGTACAAAGTAACCCAGCTGGCCAATCTGTTGCGCAATATCAGCATCGGCCTCCTGGGCGTCCTGCTGACCGTCTTCCTGGGCGTCATCTCCGTGCAGGGCGCGACGAGCTCGGTCACCGACGGCGTGACGGTCCGGACAGCGAAGTATATTACCGGCAACTTCGTGCCTGTCGTCGGCCGCGTCTTCTCGGATGCCGCCGATACGGTCATATCCGCCTCGCTGCTCGTAAAGAACGCGGTCGGCTTGGCCGGGGTGGTCATCCTGCTGTTCATCTGCGCGTTCCCGGCATTGAAAATCGTGACGCTGGCGCTCATCTACAACGTCTCCGCCGCCATCATGCAGCCGCTTGGCGACACGCCGGCAGCCGAGTGCCTCAAGACGGTCGGCAAAAGCATGATCTACGTCTTCGCCGCGCTCGCGGCTGTCGGCCTGATGTTCTTCCTGGCCATTACGATATTGCTGACGGCAGGTAATGTCGCGGTCATGATGAGGTAG
- the spoIIIAD gene encoding stage III sporulation protein AD, translating into MEIIQVVGLGLIAAILVLVVKEQKPMFAFLISTVTGVIIFIFLIGKIDIVIHVLEDLADRSGIQPVYLKTILKIIGIAYIAEFGAQVVRDAGQEGIASKIELAGKVLIMVLAVPIISVIIETVMRLLPT; encoded by the coding sequence GTGGAAATCATACAGGTGGTCGGTCTCGGATTGATTGCAGCCATTCTTGTGCTGGTGGTCAAAGAACAGAAGCCGATGTTCGCCTTTCTGATCTCGACCGTGACCGGAGTTATTATTTTTATTTTTCTAATCGGCAAAATCGATATCGTCATTCACGTGTTGGAGGATCTGGCGGATCGATCCGGGATTCAGCCAGTCTACCTGAAGACGATTCTCAAGATTATCGGAATCGCCTATATTGCCGAATTCGGCGCCCAGGTGGTGCGGGACGCCGGCCAGGAAGGCATCGCCTCGAAGATCGAGCTGGCGGGCAAGGTGCTCATCATGGTGCTGGCGGTTCCAATCATTAGCGTCATTATCGAGACCGTAATGAGACTGCTGCCAACATAA
- the spoIIIAC gene encoding stage III sporulation protein AC has translation MNVDVSAIFQIAGIGIIVAMIHTVLKQMGKEDMAHWVTVIGFVVVLFMVVRLLDHLFQEIRTIFLFQ, from the coding sequence ATGAATGTGGATGTCAGCGCCATTTTCCAAATCGCCGGGATCGGCATTATCGTGGCCATGATACATACCGTGCTCAAGCAAATGGGCAAAGAGGACATGGCGCACTGGGTGACGGTCATCGGCTTCGTCGTTGTCCTGTTCATGGTCGTCCGTCTGCTGGATCATCTCTTTCAAGAGATCCGGACCATCTTTTTGTTCCAATGA
- the spoIIIAB gene encoding stage III sporulation protein SpoIIIAB: MFKLLGSALLIAAAASIGWLKAASYAARPKQLRLLNHALQRLETAIMYGHTPLAAAFAEISRQLPSPLRAVFADAAQGMDAADAIPLTAREAWQLSWERHRGNTALANEDLRILLELGYSLGISDRDDQRKHIRHAIKQLEQEEFVAREEYQRYGTMCRSLGVLSGLLAVILMY; this comes from the coding sequence ATGTTCAAGCTCCTCGGATCGGCCCTCTTGATCGCCGCCGCGGCGAGCATCGGCTGGCTCAAGGCCGCTTCCTACGCGGCCCGGCCGAAGCAGCTCCGCCTGCTCAACCATGCGCTTCAGCGGCTGGAGACGGCCATCATGTACGGCCATACGCCGCTTGCTGCGGCGTTCGCCGAGATTAGCCGTCAGCTGCCGTCTCCGCTGCGCGCCGTCTTCGCCGATGCGGCGCAGGGGATGGACGCCGCGGATGCGATCCCGCTCACCGCACGCGAAGCGTGGCAGTTGTCCTGGGAGCGGCATCGCGGGAATACGGCGCTGGCGAATGAAGACCTGCGCATTCTGCTCGAATTGGGCTACAGCCTCGGCATCAGCGATCGCGACGATCAGCGCAAGCATATCCGCCATGCGATCAAGCAGCTGGAGCAGGAAGAATTCGTGGCCCGTGAGGAATACCAGCGGTATGGCACGATGTGCCGCAGTCTCGGCGTATTGAGCGGCTTGTTGGCCGTTATCTTGATGTATTGA
- the spoIIIAA gene encoding stage III sporulation protein AA yields MEALSWSAVLPSMLKSILMRLPAGTYRELEEIRIRVGRPLEIGVMGDFQLVTERGERTDNPDAAYRPSREDGHQLLDLITNHSLYTMEEELRRGFVTIPGGHRIGLAGRTVLAQGRVSHLREITGFNLRIAREVHGIAASVMPMLLDFKHALVHHTLIVSPPQQGKTTLLRDLVRAIGSGLWHHPEARWKALKVGVVDERSEIAGCIKGVPSYDLGYRTDVMDGCPKAEGMMMFIRSMSPDVLAVDEMGREEDVLAMREAMHAGVRLIATAHAEDMDDLLRRPGLRQLLEEGAFRRIVTLRRAKREWQRRVYDEKGRVLQKPVLTMEGRRPECSSSSDRPS; encoded by the coding sequence ATGGAAGCGCTAAGCTGGTCGGCCGTGCTGCCGTCGATGCTCAAGTCAATTCTGATGCGGCTGCCCGCCGGCACATATCGGGAGCTGGAGGAGATTCGCATCCGCGTAGGACGCCCGCTCGAAATCGGCGTCATGGGCGACTTCCAGCTCGTGACGGAGCGGGGGGAGCGTACGGACAATCCGGATGCCGCCTACCGCCCAAGCCGGGAGGATGGGCATCAGCTGCTCGATCTGATAACGAATCATTCGTTGTACACGATGGAGGAAGAATTGCGCCGCGGATTCGTCACGATTCCGGGCGGACACCGGATTGGCCTCGCCGGCCGCACGGTGCTCGCGCAAGGCCGGGTAAGCCATCTGCGGGAGATTACCGGCTTCAATCTGCGGATTGCACGCGAGGTGCACGGCATCGCGGCTTCGGTTATGCCGATGCTGCTTGATTTCAAGCATGCCCTTGTTCATCATACGCTGATCGTGTCGCCTCCGCAGCAGGGCAAGACGACGCTGCTGCGCGACCTTGTGCGGGCGATCGGCAGCGGATTATGGCATCATCCCGAAGCGAGGTGGAAGGCGCTCAAGGTAGGCGTCGTCGACGAGCGGTCCGAGATTGCCGGCTGCATCAAGGGCGTACCGAGCTATGATCTCGGCTATCGGACCGACGTGATGGACGGGTGCCCCAAGGCGGAAGGGATGATGATGTTCATCCGTTCGATGTCGCCCGACGTGCTTGCCGTCGACGAGATGGGACGGGAGGAAGATGTGCTGGCGATGAGAGAGGCGATGCATGCCGGCGTCCGCCTGATTGCCACCGCGCATGCGGAGGATATGGACGATCTGCTGCGCCGCCCCGGCCTCCGGCAGCTGCTCGAGGAAGGGGCTTTCCGCCGCATTGTCACGCTCCGCCGGGCCAAAAGGGAATGGCAGCGAAGAGTATACGACGAGAAAGGCAGAGTGCTGCAAAAGCCCGTGCTGACGATGGAAGGGAGGCGGCCGGAATGTTCAAGCTCCTCGGATCGGCCCTCTTGA
- a CDS encoding YqhV family protein — protein sequence MSVDKFVASMSGLRIISGCLEITAALIMLKLNEPEKALAVNSLLALVGPLVLIATTTIGLIGIADKLNWSKIAWIAAGVSCLLIGILKK from the coding sequence TTGTCCGTCGATAAATTTGTAGCCAGCATGTCAGGGCTCCGCATAATATCGGGCTGCCTGGAAATTACCGCGGCTCTGATAATGCTCAAGCTGAATGAGCCGGAGAAGGCGCTGGCCGTCAATTCTCTGCTTGCGCTTGTCGGTCCGCTCGTTCTCATCGCGACGACGACCATCGGTCTCATCGGCATCGCAGATAAGCTGAACTGGAGCAAGATCGCCTGGATTGCGGCCGGGGTATCCTGTCTGCTTATCGGCATTTTGAAAAAGTAG
- a CDS encoding phosphosulfolactate synthase has translation MSLSEPQIEQWPLAMVDPSGVRTHKPRTTGLTMVMDKGLGANAFADLLSTAHEHIDIIKLGFGTAAVTPAPLLSWKLDTARQYGVTVMPGGTFLEYAVAKGMVEPFFHMMKEMGFTGIEVSDGTIVLPRQKRNDLIQRAREEGFFVCSEYGKKAAGSTFIWDDVLEAFNEDIAHGSEWMTLEGRESGAGVGVFDERGSCDTEMVSMIAEAVHSPQRLMWEAPRKDQQTAILRTLGPQANLGNIAPDDIIACEALRRGLRSDTMGHLLDTVK, from the coding sequence ATGAGTCTTTCTGAACCTCAAATCGAACAATGGCCTCTCGCCATGGTAGATCCGAGCGGAGTACGAACCCACAAGCCGAGAACAACCGGATTGACGATGGTGATGGACAAAGGCTTGGGAGCGAACGCATTTGCCGATCTCCTCTCTACAGCTCATGAGCATATCGATATCATTAAGCTGGGCTTCGGCACGGCTGCGGTTACGCCGGCCCCGCTGTTGTCATGGAAGCTGGACACGGCGCGGCAGTACGGGGTTACGGTGATGCCAGGGGGGACATTTCTCGAATACGCCGTCGCCAAAGGCATGGTCGAACCATTTTTTCATATGATGAAAGAAATGGGCTTCACTGGAATCGAAGTATCCGACGGGACGATTGTGCTGCCGCGGCAGAAGCGCAATGACCTGATCCAGCGCGCCCGCGAGGAAGGGTTCTTCGTCTGCTCCGAATACGGGAAGAAAGCAGCCGGCTCCACCTTCATCTGGGACGATGTGTTGGAAGCGTTCAATGAAGATATTGCGCATGGCTCCGAATGGATGACGCTTGAAGGCAGGGAATCGGGAGCAGGCGTCGGCGTATTTGACGAACGCGGGAGCTGCGATACGGAGATGGTGTCAATGATTGCCGAAGCGGTGCATTCCCCGCAGCGGCTCATGTGGGAGGCTCCGCGCAAGGATCAGCAGACCGCCATTCTCCGAACGCTCGGTCCGCAAGCCAATCTGGGCAATATCGCGCCGGATGACATTATCGCTTGCGAGGCGCTACGGCGGGGATTGCGTTCCGATACGATGGGTCATTTGCTGGACACGGTGAAGTAG